GCTAAATACGGCGGGATGTTTTGAAGAGTGGTTAATTCGTCGCAAATAACCACTCGCAGGAATAAGGAAGACGGCTATTAAAAACCTAACTTATCAGGGAAGAATGAAAGCGGCGGATGGGTGGCTTTCCACTCTTTGGCATAGGCTTTGGCTTCTTCGATTTGCTCAGGAGTCATTTTGGCAGCGATTTTAGGAAGGATATATTCTGCATCATCTTTTGCCCCCCCTCCATCTAGCTCCAGCAATAGCGAAACCAGCCCATAACCTTTAACTAAGTTCAGTGGTAACTTAATAAGGTCTGGTTCGTGAGCCGAATACATTCCGTATCCTAAAACTCCGCTCACAAAGCCTGTTTCAGCAGCTTTTTCAGCCCAATACTGAGCTTCCTTTACATTGCCTTTATCGTAAACAACCCTAAAGAGCATCATCATGCCTTTAGGGAACCCCCCTTCGGCTGACTTGCGGAGAAGCTCTTCAACCTTTTCTGACTTATCCCAAGGCGGGAAATAAAATTTACGTCCCTCTTCATACATTAATGCCAGGTCGTATTGTGCCTGTGGAAACCCTGCATCTGCTGCCTTTTCCAACCATTCGTCTTTATTGGTTAGATAAGTCAAAACATACATTGCCTCAATGTCACCTTTATCGGCCTTTGATTTAGCCTCTCCCCTACCTTGCAAAAGCCAATCACCAGGTGTTTTGGTATCTACTGGGCAGTTTGACATTATCGAGCACAAGTCATTTTCACTGCCTGAAAGGCGATACATTGCATAATAATCTCCCTGATCCGCAGCCGCCACATACCATTTATAAGCATCCTCGGTCATATAGCGATTATTAAACCTCAACGCCTCACCTAAGTAATATTGAGCATCCCGATCTCCTGCCTTCGCTGCAATTTCCAAGTAAGGCACAGCTGATATTGCTTTATGTTGGTTATAAAGCGTAATACCTTTTACTTTTGCCGCTTGTTGCTCAGCCGTTAATCCCCCTGCCTGACCACTCAAACAGAACAATAGCGTTATAAAAAATATCACTAACGCTTTAATAAACATACTCACCCCGGCCACTCGACCGATCCGATATATTTGTCGAGGCCACAAAACAAAACAGCGCCCTCATAATTACTACCCCTTCCTTCAACCCATCAGATCTGGTCGGATATGGGTACGCACTCTATTGACAG
The Pseudomonas mendocina DNA segment above includes these coding regions:
- a CDS encoding sel1 repeat family protein; protein product: MFIKALVIFFITLLFCLSGQAGGLTAEQQAAKVKGITLYNQHKAISAVPYLEIAAKAGDRDAQYYLGEALRFNNRYMTEDAYKWYVAAADQGDYYAMYRLSGSENDLCSIMSNCPVDTKTPGDWLLQGRGEAKSKADKGDIEAMYVLTYLTNKDEWLEKAADAGFPQAQYDLALMYEEGRKFYFPPWDKSEKVEELLRKSAEGGFPKGMMMLFRVVYDKGNVKEAQYWAEKAAETGFVSGVLGYGMYSAHEPDLIKLPLNLVKGYGLVSLLLELDGGGAKDDAEYILPKIAAKMTPEQIEEAKAYAKEWKATHPPLSFFPDKLGF